CTTGGGGGTCGTACCTGACCCGATCTACCCAGAGAGTTTCTTGCAGCAGTTTTTCCACTTTGGGCCAGATACGTGGGCGATGGTGGGCGGTATTGGCTTGCACTTGAATGACCTCAGAGCGTTGGCGACCAGAATCGGGCAAATCAACCCGGATCACCCGCTGCTGAGACTCTGTTTTGCCTGACAAGTAGGGCAGGTACACCAAGGCATCGTACTGCTCATGGATATAGCAGACTGGGATCCCCAATTCATTGCCCACCAGAGCCATGATCATGCTCTGGGCTTTGAACCCTCCTGTTGCTGCAAAAGTAACCATTCCTTTGGCCTGCTCAACCCAATGTTTCAAGAGGTGAGCCATGCGTTCCAAAGAAGACCTCTGTTCATTTGAGTCGTAGTTGAGCCCAGGGAGGGGTACCAAAGAAACATCCTGCTGCCCCAACTCCTGCTCAAAATAAAGCTTGAGGATCTGGGCACATTCCAACCCACTAGGGGTGTCGGAGTGCAACAATATCAAAACGTCTTGAGGAGTGGGATCCAGTCGCCAATAGGTATTGGTTTCAGCGCTGATCCGTTCCAGCTCAGCACTTTTCATCCAAGCGAGTGCTCGCTGGGGATCCCCGATCCTGTTTTGCCCAAGCCAGGGACGCTTGTTGTCGGATTCTGTGTCACGGTTGGTGAGGAGAGAGGTGCCCACGGTCATCATAATGGTTTGCATGGATTCTCCTAAGGGTTAGAGCAAGCTAATCCTACGGATCCCGCCATCGTCCTTCAGGTCTGTAATCGCCACTTGCACCACCTGACCCACAGACAGGGATCCTGCTCTTTTGGGTTCTTTTTGGGTAAGTCGAATGGTACCCAAGATCTCGTAGGTAACCCTGTTGCCATTGATATTAGCGACAGTGGCATCCAGTTTTTGGCCAACTCGAAACTGGGTGTTATCCCGGACTTCCGCAATTTCGGCGAGCCGTTGGGCTTGTTCTTCTACGGGGCGCTCTGAATCACTATTGAGCTGGGATCCCGGTGGTGGGGGTATTTCTCCGAGGGGCATACCTCCGTCTTTGTAGTAGCGCATGAGTCGAGCGGCCCAGCCCAAGATCTGCAGCATCTGGGCAGGGTTGTCCTTCAAGGATTCTAAGTAGTCCTTACAGATTTCTTCAATAGAGCGATAGTACCCTTCGGTTTGTTTGGTGCGGTGCAGGCGACGTTCTCGAACCAGTTCACTCATGAATTTGAAAAAGCGGGATCCCGCATCCGGGTGATGGGCAACGGATCGCAGATAAGCAGTCACTTTGCTCAGCTCATTGACATCCGTATTCGCCTTCACCAAGGTCATGGCGATGCTGTGAGCCAGATCCCAAGATTGGGGGCTCAGATCAACGGATTCCAGTAGAGGGGTGTTGGCCATCAATACACTCCAGACGGGGGTTTACGTAGAGCGGTGGGGTTCAAGATGGAGGAAAGTTGCTTTAGTTGCCCAGGCAGAATGTAGCCTTGGGTGGCTTTGATCTGTTTCTGGATGAAGGCTTTTAGGGTTTCGCCCTCCAGGATGTCCGATGCTGGGGCAACATAACTGCTGTAGCGGTCTTTGAGGTTAGCAGGCCGCTCAATTTTATCAATGGTGATTTGAATGGAACCTAAGCCCACTGGTTTACCGCCGCCCAGTTTGAGCAGCATTGGATGATTTGGATCCTGACCCAAAACGGTGAGTAGGGTGCCCAATTCGGCAGATGTGAGATTTTTGAAATGGATTTGGGTTTTGAACACAGTCTTTTTGGCAGCTTGTTGCGTGGGGGTGCCCCCATTTCCCGCATCCAACGCCTCAGTTTGAGCATAGTAAAACTTTCGCCCGGCAGCTTTACCATTTTGGAAATAGGCGCGACGCTGATCAGGACGAGGGCGATAGAGGGCAGGCAGGGATCCCCCGCTGGATCCGGCACTGACAGCGATGGCATCGCTGAACTCGACTAGACCTTGCCAGTCTAAGGCACCAAATACACGACTGGCGGGACAGAGTTGCTCTTTTTTGCGGCAGGGATGTCTATCTGGGGGGATCTGAGATCGATATTTGTTGGTGATAACGGCGAGGGTACTGTTGGTGATGGCCTCATACATGGCCCGAATTGCACCTTTGAGGGAACTTCCCTGGATTTTCAGCTTTTGATCCGGTGTGGTTGTCATCGTTTTCAGGAGTGGGATCCCGCGCACTCCCACATCACTCCCTAAGGCCAAGAAACCTGTAGAAACATGAACCGCGGTCTGCACCGTCAAGGTGAGAAAAAGGGTGCCATGTAACCTGTCAGCATGGAACTTAGCATGCCCGGCTGGCCTTTCCAGTTTGGGAGACTCTTTGGGAAACGGAATCAGTTCATAAGGTTTGGAGGAAACTGATTGGCTTCCCATATTTTGATTCTGATTCGGCTGGAGAGTTGTTGGATGGTGAGTTTGATGGGGAAGTCCTCTAGGGCCTCGGGTCATAGCTACCTCGGAATCAGTGCAATAAAGTGAACACGAGCAGTGACTGAATCGATAAAATATCGTTGACCTATCTCCAGCGCTTTGGAATAGTCAAAAGATTTGGGAAAACGAGTTTCCTGGTTTTGTGGGTTACCATAGAGATCGGCTTCGTAATCTTCATACCGCCACTCGCCTGAAAGGGGGGTAAAGGATGCTGCTGGACTTTGGGTGCCCAAATAGAGTAAATCCAAACCTCTTACAGTCTGCTTCCATCTCAGCTCCGCCTGAAGCGCAAACACTTGACCTTCTTGACAGGTGAAGTCATGCGGGATCCCAGACTGAATGCCGCTGACTTGGTGAGGCCAGCGCAAAAAGAAGTAGGTCGTTTCTGTATTGGGAAAGTGATGGTGAAGGATCCCAGCAATCTCAGAAGTATCTTTGAGTTTCAGCGAAGCAACGAAAGCCTGTCTCATGATGCTTTGGCCCCCTCTTGAAGTAGCTTGGCCCATGCTTTCACTGCCGTTGCCAACAGATGTTCAACTTTTGCCTCAGTTGACTGATTCCAGGTGAGTTTGGCTCCAAAGCCCAAGGGCATCAGTTCAGCCCCAACAGGCACGGCTTCACGATCAGGTTTGGGAAATCCATATTTCTTCGCCTCATCCGCAGTCAGAAACTCCCCTACCCCCAACAGGGATCCCTTGGGCCAAGAGAGATTGGATCCCATCAGCTTAAGGGTGTCCTCGACAAGGCAACCTGGATACTCCACAACTGCCGACTCATACTGAACCTGGACTGTGCCCATGCCTCGTGATTTGGCAAAACCAATGCCAAACCATCCTTCATTGAGATCTCGCAAGACTAGACCAATTAAACCCAATTGCGCCAGGGTAAAGTTTTTGAGGTGAATTTTGGTTTGAAAGGAGCCTTCCACACACACCTGGTAGTTAAATGGCCCCACTGCTACCGAGCCAAAAACCCGATCAATAGCAACACCGTTGCGTTCTTCAAGTCTAAGAGGAGCCCCTGGTTTGGGATAGGCATCTTCGATGCGGATGCGGCTGGCAAGGGCCGTATTGCCAAACATTTGATCAGTAAACGAAGACAGAGCATAGACTCGGTGGGATTCCTGGATCTTTTCCAGCCATTGATTGGCTTTTTGATCCAAGGGATCGCTGGCCCAAAGCTTGAACTTATCTCCTTCAGGCCGCTGATCACTGCCCACCGTTCTGACAATTCGTTCGGCATGGGCACGGATGGCTCCTTTGAGGGAGCTGCCAGGGAAATAAACGGTTCTGCCGCCCCGATGATAGGTTTCCACAAACTCCATATCGGGTTTGGTGGGATCCGCTCCTTCTTTACCTGATTTAATCAGGACAGGGCCATCGGGCTTAAGGGTGAGGGTGAGGGTGCAGTGGTTCACGTAACGTTTGTGCATTGTTTGAAATCCTCGAATAAGGGAATTAGGCAGGGATGAGAGTTTGCAGCTGAATAGTGCATTGAGAGAAAACAAAGTTAACAGCAGCAAATAGTTCGTCTAGCTGCTGGATAGTGTAAAACTCTCTATTCAAGATAAATTGATTATCTCTTAATTTTCCAAACTGCCAGGTTACACCGTTAGAAGTAATACCATAAATAATAATTCTTTTAATTCTTTCGTTGTCATTGAGACGCTGAGCAGCAATCATTTCAGAAATGCACTGCCCCCAAGCTTGGTCAAAGTTATCTTTTTTTGCTTCAACCAATAGCAAATAAGGTTTATCGAAAACAACTCGGCCTAATGGTGAGCGACGAGCCAAAATATATTCGGGGAAACCCTGTAGATCCTGATCATATGCTAGATAGCGATGGCTCCAAAGAATAAAATGCTCTCGATAAGTTTTCCATACTTCCTTGAAGATAGGATAGATAATATTTTCGCAAATAGCAAACTCTGAGCTGTCAACAGCTCCATCTTTCATAACAATCTCAAGATCCTGTCGAAAAAACTCTGGGATAGAGAACGGCAGCTCTTCAAGAAAAATTTCCTCTCGATAAAAGATCTGAGAGGCTTTAATTGTTTCACCTACTGTTTTATAGTTTGTAAAGGCCATCGGGATCCCTCCTTTTATGCACCAATGCTGGTCGGTTGAAGCTGGGAGGTTGTTCTTAATTTAGTAATGAGTGCCTCGACCCAGTCTTGACGGTAAGCCTGTGCCGTTTCTGGCGAAAGCGGTTGTCGGGATCCGCGCACCAACTCTTGTAAATAGCGGAGAAGGCGTTGGGGATCCCCTTCGGAGTCAAACCAATAGGTTTCCAAAATATCCAGTTGGACGACCCCCAATCCCCGTGAGCGCCCGCCCCCCAAAGGAATCTGCTCTGTCTCAAATTGGTGTAAGCCAATGGTGAATAAACCCAGTTCCCATTCTTGGGCATTTTCTACCACGGCATGAAACTCAAACGGTGTGTTGGCGGGTACCACCTGAAAATCATAGAGCTTGCCATCTGAGGCTGTTTCCGTATCTCGGTCAATCGCTACTCCATCCCGCTCTTGATATTGTCCAAACCAAGCGCTTGGCACCACAGGCAGATCGCGAATTTGCACCTTGCCCGCCAACCAAGGGGAGCCGAAAACTTGCGACACCAGATCCGTAACCCCCAAGAGAGCTTCCGTTAAGGCAGCATCGTTATTCTTGTGATTTTGTTTGAGGTCATTGATAATCCTAAATTGCTCAGAACTGGTTAACTCACTGGGATCCTTAGCCAAGCTTGGATCAATTCCCCGCAAGAAACTTTCCAAACGGGAACGCATGGCACCCTTGAAGCTGGAGCCGGGAATGATCGGGCGACCGACTGCATCTTTGAGAACGGGTAAATCCGAGCCGATGGGTTCGGTAGAACGTCCCGCTCCAATTCTTAGGGCGGTCACTGTGGTGAGGATCCCGGTGATTTCAAGTCGGTTTTTGAAGATATCAAACATGGCTCTTTCCTAAACTAAGACAGGCTGCTGCGTATAAGAAAGCAGGATCCCTAGGATTTTATTGATTGCGTTGATGGATTACTCCTTGGAGTCAATAGCAGGAATCTTAGGATTCCCCGTCGCGCTTGTACTTGAGATAGCGGGCACCATAGCCGAGGTATCGACGGATCAAATCCATCTTAATCTCGTTGGTTTTGGGGGATCCCTTAGCCACTTCGGCTTCTTTGGCAATGTCAATGGCTTTTTGATGAATCCAATGATCAATATCTTTGATGATGGATTCAGCCAGAGAATTTTTCCCCTTCCCCCATTTGTTATCTCGACCGACTTGATAGCGAAGAAAGTTCTTGATGACCTCTGGACTATCTGTGGAGGTTGCAACATGGAGTAAATTGCGGTACTGAGATTCCTCTAGATTTTTGAGATCCCTAAAATTATCCAGAGCAGTTTGGATTCTGGTAACCAGCTCATCTTCTGCTAAGCGGATCCCACGTTGAATCTTAAGCTCCTGCTCAGAACTAACCTTGTCAGTTGTGATTGTCATACCGCATTCTCCCAAAAATGAAGATGAAACTCGCTGCACACTTCAACTTGACCAAATCCTTCGCTGGTACGCTCACCAACGCCGATCTGCTCTAAGTCAGTCAGTGCAGGGATCCAGCGATCCAACTGAGTGGTACTGAAAAGAAACACACTCCCTGGGCTGGTGACCAGATCCACATCTTTGAACAATCCCCATGCAGCATTCCAACCAGAAACATAGTCGTAACTGCTGAAGGCAAGCTCCAGACAGAGGGATCCATCCTCAATACCCGTCTCTTCCTGCAGCATGGCAGGGCTAAGAACGGTGGTTCGCTGCCAGTTGTCTCGTAGGATGGCGCCGGACTGTAGGCCGATAGCGAAATACTGCCGGTCGGAGGGTAGTTTTGCGGAAGCAAAAATTTGCCAAGCTTGCCATCGCTCTTGAAGTTTTTTGTTAAAGGTTGTGAGGCGTTGAGGCAGGGAGGAGGGGGTGGAGGATTGAGGTTTGGCTTCAATCCTGACCCGTCCCAAGCCGCGGGATACACTTCCACCCAAGCGGAGCAGATGGGCATTGGCTTGGATATATCTGGTTAGGGTTTCCGCCAGTTTGGCATCCCTAAGATAAATCTTGCCGTTAAAGGTTGTGGCCCGAATCGGTTGCTCCTTTCTGGGTTGACCTTCATTCATCACCTCCAAGCTATAGAGGATTTGGTCGGCAGCGGTGGCGCGGCGCCGGTTGATGCCGACACGGGTGAGAAGGCGTTTGCCGGTTGAAGCCATTTCATACTGGGATCCCTTGGGCTGGTAAAACCCTCGGTAAGGCTCGACCCGTCCCCCGGATCCATCTGGCTCAGTCGGGTCAAAGGGGATCCCCAGCTTGTGGGAGCAGAAGCGGTCGATGAGGGTGTCAAAGATGCCCGTCTTATCCTTGCCTGAATCTTTGAACCCCGGATCATTTTTGGAACTCAGAGCCGTAGCAGGCAGAACCTTACTTTGGGATCCTGGATAGGCGTTGGTAAAAACGGCGGGCTGAGCCGCTGTGAACAGGGCCGCAAAATCTCCCTCCAGAGGAGCATGGGGATTGGCTTGAGCTTGGCTCAGGATCAAACCGGCTATTGCTCCGCGAATGACACTGCCAGGGATGTAGTCCTGGGCTTCGCTGATGGCTCCCCCTGGTTTTTGGCGACCAATGGCAAGGGGAGATTCCGCCGTAAGGGTGAGTTGGATAGTTTCCATCAGACCCATCCTCCTTGACCCAGTTGCGCCCAATCTTGCTCGGTCGGTTGCAGCGGAACCAGCGATTGGGGATCCCAAGTGAGCCAACCCAACCCCGCAGATTTACTCCCTCCCAAGGCATGAATGTGATGGAGCGCTGCAAGGATGAGGGCTTTGCCCCAGGATGGACAATCCGGCAACAGGTGCAGGGATCCCGTGAATTTCAGGGCTGTTGCGGGAGAGGTCTCGATGAAATAGAGCCGTTGATCTTCGGCGGTTTGGCGGCGACGGTTGAGGGTCACCCCAGGGCGCAGAGCCTCCTCATAGCCCTCTGGAGAAAGATCACACACCAGGTCATCCACCCAAAGGCGAGAGGGTAGGGTGGGGTTGCCAAAGATTTGACAAACCCAACAATGGGATCCCTCATATCCCGCAACCCGGTACTCCTCGCGCTCAAAACGACCCGGGATCCCTTCCCGTTTGGGGCACATCAGGTTGGGATCCGGAGATTGGCAAATGGCCCAGCCCAGCCCCCGCGCTAATTTTTCACATTCATGACGCAACCGTCCTTTCAGTTGGGATCCTGGGATCAACAGTCGGCCAAAGGCATCTTTGACGATGGGTTTGTCCGCCAGGGAGCCACTGGAGCCACCGGATCCCACCGAAAGCGCAGAGGAAAGGGTGGCGGTGAGGGAGACAGAGGCTGTGGTACGGCCCTGAAGGGGTAATTCTGCCAGTCGAATCATGCCTCTCCCTCCACGGCTGCTAGAGCACCGACTTTTTGATCAGCACCCTCTACCTGTACAAACCCATAGAGATCCACCAGGTCTTGCCAAATCGTCTCGTAGACACTGGATGAACCTTCGGATCCCAGGTGCATCCAGGGGGGGAGGTAGCCATCATTGGTTTTGGCTTTGCACCAGGTTTGTTCAAACGCTTCCACGAGGGGCTTACCTTTGGATCCCAAGCGGGTGCGGAAATAGAGGTAGTTGAGGGTGGCAGTCCGTTTGCCTTTTTCCAAAAAGCTGCGCATTTGGTAAAGTTGTGAACGAGGGAATCCAGAAACTTTAAGGGCTTGTACAGTTTTCAATAAGCCGTGGACTTCCTGTACAGTATAGGGAGCAGCATAGAGCTGAAGGGTGTGATTTCCTTTGGAAATCTCTAGGGCTTGCTGACGAAACTCCTTGATGCTGGAGGCAATCATCGTCACTGACTTGAGAGTGAGAAAATCAAGAGTTGCAACAGAAGAATCTGAATGAGCAGGCTTGAGTTTTTTGGAGTAGGTCTTAGCGGATTTACACAGTTGATCAGTGAGTTTTTGAGCATAGTAAATCGGAGTGTCTTCAGATGCGATCAAAACACCTGCTGAGCTGGATAGCTGACACAGCTTGGCGGATTGAGAGTCAGACCCATATGGTTGATAGCGTTGTTTGATTGTCCCAGGAGACTGGGCAGCATAATCTTTGGACTTAGAGAGCAGTATTTGCTCAAATTGTTCACAAAACGTTGTGGCAATATCAAGCGCTTTGTGAGCGGGAACGATAACAAATACATCATCCCCTCCCACAGTTAAAATCTCAAAAGGATGAATCCATCGTCCGTTGCGCTCCTTACCGGTTTCGGAATCCTGCTGTAGGCTATGGATTTGATGAGCTTGCAAATGCTGAGCCAAGGCATGATAAACGGCTTTTTCGGTTGCTTCTGAAACATCCTGGCTAAATCTTTGATAGGCTTCTGGGGTTTTGATTTGTTTTTGGATATAGCCTCCCATGTTGTTGCCATCAGCATAGATATAGGCAACAAAGCCCTGGCAGCCGCTACTTGCATTGGCAATCTCTCGCAAGGACTGTGCCTCGCCAATGGTATCGTGAGGATGGGCTTTTTCTTCATGGATTTTATAGTAGAGATCTTGATAAAACCGACCTTCAGAAGAGTCCAAAAAACGTGCGAAACGACTCACCCAACTTTCCACAAAACCGGGATCCCATTCGGGAAACTTGCGAAACCATCCTTGCTTGCCAGTTTCCATCCTTTTGGCTTGACGACCGACCAGGGCTTTGCGGGCAGTGGCTTCCGAAAGCCAAGGCTCACCGGGTAGCTCAGCTTTGGCAATGGCAGAACGACGGTCGGTGCTATCCCGACGGATATAGGGATGGGTCTCAAAGAAGGCAGGATGGGCGCGGCTGGGGCGGTTAGGATCCGGGTTGCCGTTGCGGCGGTGGTTAAACTGGGCAGCCAGATGACCGACCAATTCGTTGAAATTTTTCCGGCTTTCAAACTCTTTTTGGCTTGCATTTTTGCCGTAATAGGCTTGCACCAGAGGATTGCTGTTGTTACGGGTGAGCCAATCCAGCCAGGGGGTCTCCTCAATCGGATCCCGCAGCAACCCGTAGCGCAACTCCAGTAACCGAAAGGTGGATCCCACAGCGCAGGCGTTGGCGGTGAGGGTTTCTTGGGTGTAGCGGCGCTCAATGGCATCGGCGAGATCATTGACCCAGGCTGCCGGACAAAAAGCAAGGATATTGCCACCGGTGGAATAAATGATCAGCTCCGGGATCAGGGCTGAGGCTAACCCCGGATAGTGTTGCTCGAGCCAAGCGTGGATCCCATGCTTCGGCTCAGGATCCTTCACAAACCTTTTGAGGGCAGAACGACTGGTTTCATCCAAATCGGCCCAGCCTGCGTAGGTATCTTCGGGATCCCCAAAAAAGGCGGGTAAATCGATCAGGTTAATGCGATCCAGAAGGGCGGAAGCGCCGCGGATCTCCGGTAGCTTGGCGGACTCGAAGACATACCCCTTGATCTTGGTGGCCCCACCGTACACCAGACCGATGCGGGTAGTCTGTTGCCAAACCTCTGGATAAAGAGCCTGAAGCTCCGCCGGTGTTTCTGGGAACTTACTGGGGTTTTGCTGCAACTGCTGGATCTGCTGAACAAGGGCGGCTGATTCGGGCGGGATCCCGGACTGATCTCCAGAGCGCAGAGCCGTGAGCATTTGTTGCAGGCTGGCAGGGTTCTGGGAGGGAGCCTTGGTTTCCCCCCAAGCCAAGCACCAGCTTAAAGCAGTGGCGATCCGAGCAGTTGAGTTGGCGGTACTCATGTTCTGTGCCTGGCAAGTTTCCTGAGGTGGGTCAAGGATTCTATGGATTGGGATAGCTTGGATGCGAAGGGCTACCTTACCGCTCAAGCTACTTTGGGCTTGCTTTTGAAAAAAATGAAAATAAGCCAGTCTCCTTTATCTTGAGTTCGATTCAGTGTCCAGCAGGCCGACCCTGTTTCAGAGAGTCAGCGACAGTTTTTTTCGACTATACACGAGTTCTGAGGCAGCCTACAGTCTCTGTTGCATAGAAGTTGATCCTTTATGAACTATAACAGGGGAAAAGCTGTAACCTGGCTTTCCACCTGCTGTACTGGAATCATTTTCTGAGTAGCAAAGTAACATAGACTGCCCATAATCGATTGGATTACAATTCAAGATTTTCTTTAGGTTGTTGTTCTCCCTTGGTCTTTTTAAGGGTAGGTTCTACTGGAAGGGATCCCTTCCAATTTCTTCTTGAAGGGGTGTACTGGCGAGATGGGCTAGGTTCTGAGAGGGTTAGGGGTTGGCCATGGTCAGCGAGCTTTGTTTTTCGGATCTGCCAGCCGAAGCAGGTCAGGGGTGGCCAAGGGGTGGAGAGATGGTGGGGATAACGCTGGAGGTTCAAGCTCTCCAGTCCTACAGCTTGGATCCGCACTATGCGAAGGGATTGCATGCTTGGTTCTTAAGCCAAGTGGAGCAAACCCATCCGCGTCTGTCGGCCTATCTGCACGATGGAGAATCTGAGAAGCCCTTCACCCTATCCCGGCTGATGGGGCCGTTCCGAGAACAGGGGGGGCGACAGGTCATCCCTCCCAATACCCCCTTCCAATGGTCAATCACTGGCCTCAATCCAGAGGTGGTGGACTGGCTGTGGGGATGGAGTCAACGGTTGCCTGCTTGGTTGGAACTAAGGGGATCCCCGCTGCAGATTCGGGGGTGGAAAGTTTTGTTTCCTCCACGAACCTATAGTCAACTGCTTGAACAGGCACCTTCTAGTGGGTCTTGCAGTCTTTCGTTTGTATCTCCGACCAGTTTCCGGCACCGAGGGCATCATCTCCCTTTGCCGGTTCCCAAAAACCTGTTTCACAGCTATCTTCGCCGTTGGAATGATTTTTCTGGCCTGCCGATTGAGGTGGATCTGTTTCTCGACTGGGTGGATAGGGAGGTCACCATCCAAAGATACCGCCTAGAATCTGTCAAAACCACGGCAGGTCGTCAGGGATCCGTGACAGGGTTCATTGGTTGTATTCAGTTGGCTGCGTCACCCCGCATGCCTGAGTTGCTGCGCCAACAGGTGCAAGCCCTACTTCAATTTGCCCCCTACTGCGGCACCGGCCACAAAACAACCTTTGGACTGGGACAAACCCGCTTGGGTTGGCTAGCTGCTGAGCGGGTTTCTACGCCTAGAGCTTCTCAGGAGGAGCAGATAGCTGAACGAATCCAGGAGCTGAGCACCCTATTTCTGTCTCAGCGCCAACGGCAAGGGGGATCCCGGGCAGAGAAGACGGCTTGGTTATGGGCAACGATTCTGGCCCGACGGGAGAGCGGAGAATCTCTGGAGGTGATTGCCAAGGATCTGGAGATGCCTTATGAGACCGTCAAGACCTATGCCAAGCTGGCGCGGCGAGCAACTAAGAATTATCAATCCGTCTAGTGTCTCCTAGGCTGTACGACAACCAGATATTGACGAGTATTCAGTGTCAGGTTTCCGTCCCCTTGCGGGGAAAAGGTAGGGATTAACCACAGTCCCCGATATGTGGCGGCGTATCGAGGGATTTTGTTTCCGTCCCCTTGCGGGGAAAAGGTAGGGATCAACGCAAGCGGCAGAGAAACTGCATCCCAACCCGGAAGGCTTGTTTCCGTCCCCTTGCGGGGAAAAGGTAGGGATCAACACAGATCTGCGGCCAGCCGCCTGTTAGGATGCCAACCCCAAGTTTCCGTCCCCTTGCGGGGAAAAGGTAGGGATCAACTGCCATGAATGGCGCTAATGGGGGACTTCCTGGCAACAAGTTGCGTTTCCGTCCCCTTGCGGGGAAAAGGTAGGGATCAACGCAGCCATCTGCAGATCGGTGCCCAAGTCTTCGCTCCTCAGTTTCCGTCCCCTTGCGGGGAAAAGGTAGGGATCAACCGGGAGATCTAGGTTACGGAAGCCTTCACGGCTGCCCTTGGGAGTTTCCGTCCCCTTGCGGGGAAAAGGTAGGGATCAACTCCGTAATTCTACTAACCCGCTAATCAATAAAGCATAGTTTCCGTCCCCTTGCGGGGAAAAGGTAGGGATCAACGCTACGGCCGGGTATTCCCGGGCTGATGAGGAAACCTTTGTTTCCGTCCCCTTGCGGGGAAAAGGTAGGGATCAACCCTTGAATAAGCCTAATTCTTCAGGGAGGTTTTCCCCTTGTTTCCGTCCCCTTGCGGGGAAAAGGTAGGGATCAACATGGCTATATTCCGGGTCGCGCGATTTGGACCGATCATCGTTTCCGTCCCCTTGCGGGGAAAAGGTAGGGATCAACTTGAAACCCGTCGGGTTGCGCCGTGACTGTCATTCCCAGCGTTTCCGTCCCCTTGCGGGGAAAAGGTAGGGATCAACAAAGCCAAGCCAAAATCACTAAATATCTCGTAGATTGGGGAGTTTCCGTCCCCTTGCGGGGAAAAGGTAGGGATCAACTCTGGGGCAGGTTGCCAAGCGAGACCTAGGAAGGTACGTTTCCGTCCCCTTGCGGGGAAAAGGTAGGGATCAACGGCGAGAATATCCAGCTCACCCCTGAGCAGTTGGGGTTTCCGTCCCCTTGCGGGGAAAAGGTAGGGATCAACCTGCATTGGCTAAGGCCAAAAATATGCTCAAGCAGTCAGGTTTCCGTCCCCTTGCGGGGAAAAGGTAGGGATCAACGATTTTTCAAGTTTTGTCTACCAAGAAATAACTTATTGTTTCCGTCCCCTTGCGGGGAAAAGGTAGGGATCAACTATTAGTCTCTGAACTCCGCAAAGCCCAACGGGCTGAGCGAGTTTCCGTCCCCTTGCGGGGAAAAGGTAGGGATCAACGGCTGGCTCCACCAGCCTACACAGGATCTAACCACCGCGGATCGTTTCCGTCCCCTTGCGGGGAAAAGGTAGGGATCAACGCTAAACAGCTTTGGGTCATCTCTCGGGCGTATCTAGTTTCCGTCCCCTTGCGGGGAAAAGGTAGGGATCAACTCGGACCAAAGTAAAGCAAGAAAACGAGGAAAACCTGAATGTTTCCGTCCCCTTGCGGGGAAAAGGTAGGGATCAACCATTGAGCGGGAGGAAAGCCAGAGCACAGTCCCTGTGCGTTTCCGTCCCCTTGCGGGGAAAAGGTAGGGATCAACGCTATGAGGCCGTCGGACTCGGTGTCAAAGCCATTGTCACGTTTCCGTCCCCTTGCGGGGAAAAGGTAGGGATCAACCACGTAACCGATGGAAACCGGTTTGTCCGTACCATCTAGGGTTTCCGTCCCCTTGCGGGGAAAAGGTAGGGATCAACCCCAGGCGTCTTGCACGTTGATTTAGCAGATCCTGATTTGGTTTCCG
This genomic stretch from Thermostichus vulcanus str. 'Rupite' harbors:
- a CDS encoding putative CRISPR-associated protein, translating into MQTIMMTVGTSLLTNRDTESDNKRPWLGQNRIGDPQRALAWMKSAELERISAETNTYWRLDPTPQDVLILLHSDTPSGLECAQILKLYFEQELGQQDVSLVPLPGLNYDSNEQRSSLERMAHLLKHWVEQAKGMVTFAATGGFKAQSMIMALVGNELGIPVCYIHEQYDALVYLPYLSGKTESQQRVIRVDLPDSGRQRSEVIQVQANTAHHRPRIWPKVEKLLQETLWVDRVRYDPQAYAAPKNGLKSCPRKTPDGRHILWIHLHESTDTHMAVMVETTGHTPAHLEQAAAELRERLGRLL
- a CDS encoding RAMP superfamily CRISPR-associated protein, producing the protein MGSQSVSSKPYELIPFPKESPKLERPAGHAKFHADRLHGTLFLTLTVQTAVHVSTGFLALGSDVGVRGIPLLKTMTTTPDQKLKIQGSSLKGAIRAMYEAITNSTLAVITNKYRSQIPPDRHPCRKKEQLCPASRVFGALDWQGLVEFSDAIAVSAGSSGGSLPALYRPRPDQRRAYFQNGKAAGRKFYYAQTEALDAGNGGTPTQQAAKKTVFKTQIHFKNLTSAELGTLLTVLGQDPNHPMLLKLGGGKPVGLGSIQITIDKIERPANLKDRYSSYVAPASDILEGETLKAFIQKQIKATQGYILPGQLKQLSSILNPTALRKPPSGVY
- a CDS encoding RAMP superfamily CRISPR-associated protein; the encoded protein is MIRLAELPLQGRTTASVSLTATLSSALSVGSGGSSGSLADKPIVKDAFGRLLIPGSQLKGRLRHECEKLARGLGWAICQSPDPNLMCPKREGIPGRFEREEYRVAGYEGSHCWVCQIFGNPTLPSRLWVDDLVCDLSPEGYEEALRPGVTLNRRRQTAEDQRLYFIETSPATALKFTGSLHLLPDCPSWGKALILAALHHIHALGGSKSAGLGWLTWDPQSLVPLQPTEQDWAQLGQGGWV
- the csx7 gene encoding type III CRISPR-associated RAMP protein Csx7, with amino-acid sequence MFDIFKNRLEITGILTTVTALRIGAGRSTEPIGSDLPVLKDAVGRPIIPGSSFKGAMRSRLESFLRGIDPSLAKDPSELTSSEQFRIINDLKQNHKNNDAALTEALLGVTDLVSQVFGSPWLAGKVQIRDLPVVPSAWFGQYQERDGVAIDRDTETASDGKLYDFQVVPANTPFEFHAVVENAQEWELGLFTIGLHQFETEQIPLGGGRSRGLGVVQLDILETYWFDSEGDPQRLLRYLQELVRGSRQPLSPETAQAYRQDWVEALITKLRTTSQLQPTSIGA
- the csx10 gene encoding type III-D CRISPR-associated RAMP protein Csx10, which gives rise to METIQLTLTAESPLAIGRQKPGGAISEAQDYIPGSVIRGAIAGLILSQAQANPHAPLEGDFAALFTAAQPAVFTNAYPGSQSKVLPATALSSKNDPGFKDSGKDKTGIFDTLIDRFCSHKLGIPFDPTEPDGSGGRVEPYRGFYQPKGSQYEMASTGKRLLTRVGINRRRATAADQILYSLEVMNEGQPRKEQPIRATTFNGKIYLRDAKLAETLTRYIQANAHLLRLGGSVSRGLGRVRIEAKPQSSTPSSLPQRLTTFNKKLQERWQAWQIFASAKLPSDRQYFAIGLQSGAILRDNWQRTTVLSPAMLQEETGIEDGSLCLELAFSSYDYVSGWNAAWGLFKDVDLVTSPGSVFLFSTTQLDRWIPALTDLEQIGVGERTSEGFGQVEVCSEFHLHFWENAV
- a CDS encoding RAMP superfamily CRISPR-associated protein — its product is MHKRYVNHCTLTLTLKPDGPVLIKSGKEGADPTKPDMEFVETYHRGGRTVYFPGSSLKGAIRAHAERIVRTVGSDQRPEGDKFKLWASDPLDQKANQWLEKIQESHRVYALSSFTDQMFGNTALASRIRIEDAYPKPGAPLRLEERNGVAIDRVFGSVAVGPFNYQVCVEGSFQTKIHLKNFTLAQLGLIGLVLRDLNEGWFGIGFAKSRGMGTVQVQYESAVVEYPGCLVEDTLKLMGSNLSWPKGSLLGVGEFLTADEAKKYGFPKPDREAVPVGAELMPLGFGAKLTWNQSTEAKVEHLLATAVKAWAKLLQEGAKAS